From a single Osmerus mordax isolate fOsmMor3 chromosome 6, fOsmMor3.pri, whole genome shotgun sequence genomic region:
- the pou3f1 gene encoding POU domain, class 3, transcription factor 1, with product MATTAQYIPRNNSLPSNPLMHPDSDRMHQGTTYREVQKMMHHEYLQGLAATNTGHPMSLTHHQWLPSSNTDWTSGTHIGQQEHNKASVQASREDLSSGFHHRPHLVHQQTQSTHHGSWAPTTTHHLSPLSPASNGHQSLVYSQPGYTNLNAMLSPQPASLHHGMRDPLHDDAGSHDHQMESPQQAFSHHQDHSDEDAPSSDDLEQFAKQFKQRRIKLGFTQADVGLALGTLYGNVFSQTTICRFEALQLSFKNMCKLKPLLNKWLEETDSNTGSPTNLDKIAAQGRKRKKRTSIEVGVKGALENHFLKCPKPSAHEITSLAGTLQLEKEVVRVWFCNRRQKEKRMTPVGVPHPNMEDVYSQAETPPHHHSLQSPVQ from the coding sequence ATGGCGACAACAGCTCAGTATATTCCGCGGAATAACTCCTTACCGTCCAACCCGCTCATGCATCCGGATTCGGATAGGATGCACCAAGGGACGACCTACCGAGAGGTGCAAAAGATGATGCACCACGAGTACCTGCAAGGGTTAGCGGCGACCAACACGGGACATCCGATGAGCCTGACCCACCACCAGTGGCTGCCCAGCTCCAACACGGACTGGACCAGCGGGACCCACATCGGCCAACAGGAGCACAACAAAGCGAGCGTCCAGGCGAGCCGCGAGGACCTGAGCAGCGGGTTCCACCACAGACCTCACCTGGTCCACCAGCAGACGCAGAGCACGCACCACGGCTCGTGGGCACCGACCACGACGCACCACTTGTCCCCGCTGTCCCCGGCGTCCAACGGCCACCAGTCATTGGTCTACTCGCAGCCGGGTTACACGAACCTCAACGCCATGCTGAGCCCGCAGCCCGCGTCTCTGCACCACGGCATGCGGGACCCGCTGCACGACGACGCGGGTAGCCATGACCACCAGATGGAGTCGCCGCAGCAGGCGTTCAGCCACCACCAGGACCACTCGGACGAGGACGCTCCGAGCTCGGACGACCTGGAGCAGTTCGCAAAGCAGTTCAAGCAGCGGAGGATCAAGCTGGGCTTCACCCAGGCGGACGTGGGCTTGGCCCTGGGCACGCTCTACGGAAACGTCTTTTCTCAGACAACTATCTGCAGGTTCGAGGCTCTGCAGCTCAGCTTCAAGAACATGTGCAAGCTGAAGCCGCTGCTGAACAAGTGGCTGGAAGAGACCGACTCGAACACGGGCAGCCCGACCAACCTGGACAAGATCGCTGcgcaggggaggaagagaaagaagaggacctCGATTGAAGTAGGAGTGAAAGGCGCGCTAGAAAATCATTTCTTAAAATGCCCCAAACCCTCCGCTCATGAAATCACCAGCTTAGCCGGCACTCTGCAGTTGGAAAAAGAGGTTGTTCGTGTTTGGTTTTGCAAcagaagacaaaaagaaaaacgaaTGACACCGGTGGGGGTCCCCCATCCTAATATGGAGGACGTATATTCTCAAGCGGagaccccccctcaccaccactcaCTACAGAGCCCGGTGCAGTGA